One window of the Leucobacter komagatae genome contains the following:
- a CDS encoding WhiB family transcriptional regulator, with protein MEGNSATSVPGDWFVDPVFLGTPGIRRQVEDEALAWQSDALCAQTDPESFFPEKGGSTREAKRICESCEVRSECLDYALENDERFGIWGGLSERERRKLRREAS; from the coding sequence GTGGAAGGCAATTCAGCGACGAGCGTTCCCGGCGACTGGTTCGTCGACCCGGTATTTCTCGGTACCCCCGGTATTCGTCGACAGGTTGAAGACGAAGCGCTCGCCTGGCAGTCGGACGCGCTGTGCGCGCAGACTGACCCCGAGTCGTTCTTTCCGGAAAAGGGCGGGTCGACCCGCGAGGCGAAGCGCATTTGCGAGAGCTGCGAGGTGCGCTCAGAGTGCCTCGACTACGCGCTCGAGAATGACGAGCGCTTCGGCATCTGGGGCGGTTTGTCTGAGCGAGAGCGGCGGAAGCTGCGCCGCGAGGCGAGCTGA